A single genomic interval of Rosistilla ulvae harbors:
- a CDS encoding FMN-binding protein, which produces MTELPIVERPRRERPGRFQTLALHSYRVILFLVIIAAIHHQHRWYVAQQRGDRVQALVVDQVAELFPDAKSLGPWDPDHGGQTVLDADEKELGFVVQTFPEADRVIGFSGPTNTLLGFGPDKRILGMSVLHSGDTREHTRDVIENETFMTSLNGLNWQAASQPQIDAVSGATLTSLAIIDGIARRLGGANPSSRFPEAITLEEAKAFFPEAASLTDDPQKPSLQIVCDAEGAELGKVLRTSPHADNMIGYQGPTDTLVALDPEHRIVGAAIRHSFDNEPYVRYVKEDEYFFNIFKGFSLADIAELDVVDAGIEGVSGATKTSTRVAEALIHTASEVQAEHPIVVAEPPRWYDFSPRDYGTAIVVVLALLLALTHLRGKRWLRIGFQIVLIVYLGFINADMVSQALLVGWAQNGVAWQVAPGLVLLTAAALACPIFTGRQVYCTHLCPFGAAQDWLRRVPLRAKFPRWIDRSLRLLPAILLVFVVVVAMLHLPVSLVGIEPFDAFVIRIAGWATLSVAAVGLVVSAFVPMAYCHYGCPTGAMLRFLRWHGGSGRFTRGDLFVTALAAAAIGIYLS; this is translated from the coding sequence ATGACCGAACTACCGATTGTTGAACGCCCGCGGCGAGAGCGTCCGGGACGATTTCAAACCCTCGCCCTGCATTCCTACCGCGTGATTTTGTTCCTGGTGATTATCGCGGCGATCCATCATCAGCATCGTTGGTATGTCGCGCAACAACGCGGCGATCGAGTGCAGGCGTTGGTCGTCGATCAGGTGGCGGAATTGTTCCCCGACGCCAAATCGCTGGGGCCGTGGGATCCCGATCATGGCGGCCAGACGGTGTTGGATGCCGACGAAAAAGAGTTGGGCTTTGTGGTCCAGACGTTTCCCGAAGCGGACAGGGTGATCGGATTCTCGGGACCCACCAACACGCTGCTCGGCTTTGGCCCGGACAAGCGAATTCTGGGGATGTCGGTTTTGCACAGCGGCGACACGCGCGAGCACACGCGCGACGTGATCGAAAACGAAACGTTTATGACCAGTCTGAATGGACTGAATTGGCAAGCGGCCAGCCAGCCGCAGATCGACGCGGTTTCCGGAGCGACGTTGACGAGCCTGGCGATCATCGACGGGATCGCGCGGCGGCTGGGTGGCGCGAATCCTTCCTCGCGGTTCCCCGAGGCGATCACGCTCGAAGAGGCGAAGGCCTTCTTTCCCGAAGCGGCAAGTTTGACCGACGATCCGCAGAAACCAAGCTTGCAGATCGTGTGCGACGCCGAAGGGGCTGAGTTGGGAAAAGTGCTGCGGACTTCACCCCATGCCGATAACATGATCGGATACCAGGGCCCCACCGATACCTTGGTCGCATTGGACCCCGAGCACCGGATCGTCGGGGCGGCGATCCGACACAGTTTCGACAACGAACCGTACGTGCGTTATGTCAAAGAAGACGAGTACTTCTTCAACATCTTCAAAGGGTTTTCGCTAGCCGATATCGCGGAGCTGGATGTTGTCGACGCGGGGATCGAAGGGGTTTCGGGAGCTACCAAAACGAGCACTCGAGTCGCCGAAGCGTTAATCCACACGGCGTCGGAAGTGCAGGCGGAACATCCGATCGTGGTGGCTGAACCGCCGCGTTGGTACGATTTTTCGCCGCGCGATTACGGTACGGCGATCGTTGTCGTGCTGGCTCTGCTGTTGGCGTTGACTCATCTGCGAGGCAAGCGTTGGTTGCGGATAGGATTTCAGATCGTGCTGATCGTCTATTTGGGATTTATCAACGCCGACATGGTCTCGCAAGCTTTGTTGGTCGGCTGGGCACAGAACGGCGTCGCCTGGCAGGTCGCCCCCGGCTTGGTTCTGCTGACCGCAGCGGCATTGGCCTGTCCGATCTTCACCGGTCGCCAAGTTTATTGCACGCATCTGTGTCCCTTCGGAGCGGCCCAAGATTGGCTGCGCCGCGTTCCGTTGCGAGCGAAGTTTCCGCGATGGATCGACCGCTCGCTGCGTCTGCTCCCCGCGATCCTGTTGGTCTTTGTCGTGGTGGTGGCGATGTTGCATCTGCCGGTTAGCCTGGTCGGGATCGAGCCGTTTGATGCGTTTGTAATCCGGATCGCCGGCTGGGCGACGCTGAGTGTCGCGGCGGTTGGCCTTGTCGTATCGGCTTTCGTTCCTATGGCTTATTGCCATTACGGTTGCCCGACCGGAGCGATGCTTCGCTTTTTGAGATGGCACGGCGGCAGCGGACGTTTTACACGCGGCGATCTGTTTGTCACCGCGCTGGCTGCCGCAGCGATCGGGATCTATCTGAGTTGA